From Osmerus eperlanus chromosome 16, fOsmEpe2.1, whole genome shotgun sequence:
CGTAAGAGACAGCTTTGGGTCTGTGTTGGCCTCATCGCACAGTTGAAACAGAATAAGAATATGAATATTCAAACTGAGCGTGCAGGTTTTTATTCCACTTTCCCATAGGACTTGCTTGACTGGCTCATTGTGATGTGATAGCCTAAGGCTTTCTTTGTTCAAAGACCATCTGGAGTACAGCTTCATAATCACATTATCATCTTTCAACAGCcattatgtgtttttttttattcaatgatTGTTTTTTAACCGCCTATTCTTAAATATTGCCGTTAGACACCACCATCTGCACACCCGACTCCATGTCAAACATGGATAGCCTGTGAGGCTGATATTTAGTATGTATCTAGTGTGCAGAATGACATACACTATGTCCTGGCCTGCTCAGGTGTGAGGTCTGTTTcatctattaacccttgtgttctcctcgggtcgttctgacccatcagtcattgtgacccaccgtcgtattgcgacaactttaccgcatacaaaaacaaagtgaagcattttcttttaaccgtcgggctgtctcagaccccccacattgcgaaggttaaaagaaaagtatttttatttgtttttgtattgggtaaaattgggtaaacacaatgatggttcgttatgaacctttgggtcatgtgacccgaaggcagcacgagggttaatagagTGTGTTTAGTGTAGCGTGGAGGAAGGCGTCAGCGTTTTCAGGCTACCTCTGTAGCTGGATACTCTGGCGTTCATGTGTATAAGGAACGTAGAGGACATGTCAATATTGACTCTCCCATTAAGATAGGTGTGTCGCACAAACTGGATCCATGTGCTGGATTGTATTTAAGTGAAATTACACAAAGCCACAGGAACAACCCTTTAGTGGACAACCACTGTAGTGAGAGCAATTTTGGGTCCATGAATGTTTTCCATGTACTTTATGTTACGTGTGGTGTTATTACTCTAATCTACCATCTTTGCCATCAGCATTCACAAAGATGGTCACAATAAATGGACAGGATTATCATCTGCAATTGGTGGACACAGCTGGACAGGTAGGGGAGCAACACATGCCACTACGCTTTTCTCACCAACAACACCAACAGTCCATACAGACTCATGCTCATCTCTAATTAATAACACTGTGCACAGTTAGTAAGTAAGTGTGACAATGCACTGTtaactctcttctcttccaGGATGAATATTCTATTTTCCCTCAGACGTACTCCATAGATATCAATGGTTACATTCTGGTGTACTCAGTTACATCCAATAAAAGGTCAGTTGTACTTCTGTAATGACTGTAATTGTACAATGACGAGACCATAGACTACAATCTAAAACCTTAACAAATAATTTATTTTGAAATTGAATTTTGTATTTTCCAGTTTTGAAGTAGTACAAGTTATCCATGAGAAGCTGCTGGATATGGTGGGGAAAGTTCAGTGAGTATTTTTTATGAAAATGTGTATGACATTTGGATGTATGGGATATAAAGATAACATACAACATGTATTTTCTTCCTTCTAGAGTTCCAATTATGTTGGTGGGAAACAAGAATGACCTACATATGGAACGGTACGTAACAGACATATACTGACATTCCTGCGTCCGAGGCTCAGGAAATACAAAATGGTTTCTAATAATGTACTGCAAAATGCACTGCACCATGAGTATTTTGAAGCCAGCATTACATTCACACAGCAGTCTGTGAAATGCTCCTAAAGCATGTATTTGTCAGTTggattaccttttttttttacagtgttatCAGCTGTGAAGAGGGTAAGGCATTAGCTGATTCCTGGAATGCCGCCTTCATGGAATCCTCAGCTAAAGAAAACCAGGTGATCACAACAATTAATCTGCATCCGTGTAGTGCGCTAGTAGTACATCTACTGTACAACAATGGGACACCATAGCAAAGATGTAGATTCTGTTATTGAGGCAGACATGATTCATGCTTTATACATTTTTGAATAGTCCTACTGAGTAGAATATTGGATATATGTGTTTCCAGAGACACATTTGTGTAGGAATGTGGTCTGCAGCCTATAGTATTGCGGGGGGTAACAGAGTCCTGGATGTTCCCTGACACAGACGGCCGTAGAGGTGTTCAGGAGGATGATCCTGGAGGCGGAGAAGATTGACGGTGGCGTCCAACCAGGGAAGACTTCCTGCTCCATGATGTAGAGCCGCCCAATCAACATACTGGACACTGCACTGGGATATCCCGTTACTTGAAGGCTACCTGCCagttcttctcctccacctcaaaTGATTCCACCATGGTCATGTATATTCCATTCATATTGTCATCATCTTTTTCTTTGTTGGTTTGTTAAAGGATTAGTGGCTGTCTACTGTCATACTTCACCCACAATCCAACTGTCCACCTAGTCTGTGCTAAGAACTGATGCAAAACACAGAACCTCATACTGATGTATCAgaataaatgtgttttttatGTTAACTAAGACTAGTGACTATTTAAGATTAATAATAATTGTGTTATTTCAAATCTTCTAATGCCAAATTCTAATGAAGGCAACTATTCCCCTCTGTTGAAATAatgttctcctttctcctcagtGGAGAGATCCCGTTCAGTACCTACATACCTTTACAGCCACATAGACTCTAAGGAAATGGTGCAGTTCACGTTTCTTCTGATACATCCCTAGCTGTTAACTCCCTCAACGTACAGCTCTTTTTCTACTTAAATGTTCACATAACCACCTCTTTGTCAAGTCAGTTTGTTTTCATAGCAGTAAGTATCAGCCAAAAAACTGCATCCATTTT
This genomic window contains:
- the rheb gene encoding GTP-binding protein Rheb, giving the protein MPQPKSRKIAILGYRSVGKSSLTIQFVEGQFVDSYDPTIENTFTKMVTINGQDYHLQLVDTAGQDEYSIFPQTYSIDINGYILVYSVTSNKSFEVVQVIHEKLLDMVGKVQVPIMLVGNKNDLHMERVISCEEGKALADSWNAAFMESSAKENQTAVEVFRRMILEAEKIDGGVQPGKTSCSMM